The following proteins are co-located in the Malus sylvestris chromosome 13, drMalSylv7.2, whole genome shotgun sequence genome:
- the LOC126595430 gene encoding uncharacterized protein LOC126595430: MPAKKKPRTARGGSPAAQVIPIEKKPKIASTAREGSSIVPKFVIDLTSSKGEKERTARFVPVTPIAPKVASSIAERIAQCRSSSMPPVSKFVPRRSSGAKSGSPLERLATMKSDKVPLPTKVAPKPVSSAAATYSSANKKETARSCRLKESTKTVSGELAEICTLLKPDLLEDMDICAKFVDGIK, from the coding sequence atgcctgcTAAAAAGAAACCGAGGACTGCTCGCGGGGGTTCTCCGGCTGCTCAAGTGATACCTATTGAGAAGAAACCGAAGATTGCTTCCACTGCTCGCGAAGGTTCATCAATTGTTCCCAagtttgtgattgacttgacttcttcTAAGGGTGAGAAAGAAAGAACCGCTAGATTTGTGCCAGTAACGCCTATTGCTCCGAAGGTTGCTAGCTCGATTGCTGAAAGGATTGCCCAGTGTAGAAGTTCCTCTATGCCTCCAGTGTCGAAGTTTGTGCCAAGGCGTTCATCTGGAGCTAAGTCTGgctcacctttggagaggcttgctactatgaagagtGACAAGGTGCCCCTGCCCACTAAAGTGGCTCCAAAACCTGTTTCCTCCGCTGCTGCAACCTACTCGTCTGCTAATAAGAAGGAAACTGCTCGTTCATGCAGGCTTAAAGAATCCACCAAGACTGTTTCTGGGGAACTTGCTGAGATTTGCACGCTTTTAAAGCCAGATCTACTTGAAGACATGGATatatgtgccaagtttgttgatggtatTAAGTAG
- the LOC126595431 gene encoding uncharacterized protein LOC126595431 translates to MVLYRNNDALMCKIFTTTLQGETQDWFHTLPSRSIQNFDDLSLVFTKEYSSCHSIKKNPKESLRDYVKRFKAKKAKIVGCDDSIASAALKKGLPIDHPLFEEMMKEDLTLVDSFALADKHALWDEARRAEKAPEQPQKESTAAQRKKDGKQPSKGRDRPMTKEGSITKSYSKFSIMIHQILCDIKNEPWFKLPKQSK, encoded by the coding sequence ATGGTCCTTTATCGGAACAATGACGCTcttatgtgcaaaatattcaccaccactctacaaggcgagacACAAGATTGGTTTCACACCTTGCCATCACGATCCATCCAGaattttgatgatctttccttggttttcaccaaagaatactcatcTTGCCACTCGatcaagaaaaacccaaaggagtcactCCGTGACTacgtgaagaggttcaaagcaaaAAAGGCGAAGATCGTCGGATGCGATGACTCGATAGCAAGTGCAGCCTTAAAAAAAGGACTCCCAATAGACCACCCACTGTTCgaagaaatgatgaaagaagaCCTAACTTTAGTAGATTCCTTTGCCCTGGcagataagcatgcactttgggatgaggctcgacGAGCAGAAAAGGCACCCGAGCAGCCTCAAAAAGAGTCGACAGCTGCTCAAAGGAAGAAGGACGGGAAGCAGCCCAGCAAGGGCAGGGACCGACCTATGACCAAAGAAGGCTCGATAACCAAGAGCTATTCTAAGTTCTCAATTatgattcatcaaatcctttgtGACATCAAGAACGAGCCATGGTTCAAGCTGCCGAAACAATCAAAATGA